The following coding sequences lie in one Capsicum annuum cultivar UCD-10X-F1 chromosome 5, UCD10Xv1.1, whole genome shotgun sequence genomic window:
- the LOC107852827 gene encoding uncharacterized protein LOC107852827, protein MASSSILVPIMLQYEGEWLSDVQFEKFTINGVLLNSDCRESSIGNLIETSPIAIQVHPIPIFDYTIEDEEMEEQTESIIKDPLYRDVEEGHLYMDKNTISSVMKHYAIHEKFQFKVKRSSSSRYYLKCINQRCNWTFRSSSQKNSEVFMVTKFVDDHTCPIADRMLLQRHATSLTIAKMVKHNFLNLKSTYTLAEIMEEMRNLYGIRINYKKAYRAKEKALELVRGSLRESYAKLPSYLFMVNTINPGSFTKLHKTEDNHFLYAFIALSTSIRGWRYCMPIIVVDGTFLKSAYKGTMLSASVLDAAGYAVVDFENDVSWEWFFRMFNTAFGEREGMCIVSNSHDSILKAAALVYLNVAHCICIYHLWNNIKGRFKMNQKQLKGIFFTMARTYIKADFDRLMEDINKIDNRVKEYLFDIGYEKWFIAHAHVNRSMFMTSNIAKSLNSANRDARDLPIKKFL, encoded by the exons ATGGCTTCAAGTTCGATTTTAGTTCCAATTATGCTACAATACGAAGGAGAGTGGTTAAGTGATGTACAGTTTGAAAAGTTTACAATCAATGGAGTACTTTTGAATTCGGATTGCAG AGAATCCTCAATTGGAAATTTGATCGAAACATCTCCGATTGCTATTCAAGTTCATCCGATACCTATTTTTGATTATACaattgaagatgaagaaatggaagAACAGACCGAATCGATAATTAAGGATCCACTTTATAGAGATGTTGAAGAAGGGCATCTGTACATggataaaaatacaatatcaagtgTGATGAAACATTATGCAATCCATGAGAAATTCCAATTTAAGGTGAaaagatcatcatcatcaag GTACTATCTTAAGTGTATCAATCAGAGATGCAATTGGACTTTTAGATCTTCAAGTCAAAAAAATTCAGAAGTTTTCATGGTAACCAAATTTGTCGATGATCACACTTGTCCAATTGCGGACAGAATGCTTTTACAACGGCATGCTACTTCTTTAACCATTGCTAAAATGGTGAAGCACAACTTTCTAAATCTAAAGTCAACATACACTCTAGCAGAGATCATGGAAGAAATGAGAAACTTGTACGGAATTAGGATAAACTACAAAAAAGCATATAGAGCCAAAGAAAAAGCACTTGAACTGGTCAGAGGTTCCTTGCGTGAATCTTATGCTAAATTACCATCTTACCTATTCATGGTAAACACAATAAATCCAGGATCATTCACAAAACTACACAAAACGGAGGACAATCACTTTTTATATGCTTTTATTGCGTTGAGCACATCAATTAGGGGCTGGCGATATTGTATGCCTATCATTGTTGTTGATGGAACTTTTCTGAAATCTGCATACAAGGGAACAATGTTGTCTGCTAGTGTTTTGGATGCAGCAG GATATGCTGTTGTTGATTTTGAAAATGatgtttcatgggaatggtttttTCGCATGTTTAACACTGCTTTTGGTGAAAGAGAAGGCATGTGCATAGTATCTAATAGTCATGACAGCATATTAAAAGCTGCTGCACTTGTATATCTAAATGTGGCTCACTGTATATGCATCTACCATCTATGGAACAACATCAAGGGTAGATTTAAGATGAATCAAAAGCAATTAAAGGGGATCTTCTTTACAATGGCCAGAACATACATAAAGGCAGACTTTGATCGGCTTATGGAAGACATAAACAAAATTGATAATAGGGTGAAGGAGTATCTGTTTGATATAGGCTATGAAAAATGGTTCATAGCTCATGCCCATGTCAACAGGTCGATGTTCATGACTTCAAACATAGCGAAATCCCTAAATTCAGCAAATAGAGATGCAAGAGACCTGCCAATTAAAAAGTTCCTATAA